The DNA window ACCGATGAACTTCTCTGGATCTGGCAGAGGAAATCCAATAATATCCATGATCTAAAGCCTCATATCTGGGACAGCTGGGCGGATGAGGACGGTTCCATCGGCAAAGCTTATGGTTATCAGATGGGGGTAAAACATCAGTATAAAGAAGGAATGTTTGATCAGGCAGACAGGGTGATCTACGATCTAAAGAATAATCCTTACAGCAGGAGAATCCTGACCAATCTCTATGTGCATCAGGATCTTCATGAGATGAATCTGTATCCCTGCGCCTACAGCATGACTTTTAACGTGACGAAACGGCCAGGCAGTGAGAAACTGACGTTAAACGGGATCCTGAACCAGAGATCCAATGATGTACTGGCCGCAAATAACTGGAATGTGTGCCAGTATGCGGTACTCCTGCATATGCTGGCTCAAGTGTGTGATATGGAGGTGGGAGAATTTGTCCATGTGATCGCGGATGCCCATATTTATGATCGGCACATCCCGATGATCGAAGAACTGATCTCAAGAGAACCGCTTCCGGCGCCGAAGTTCTGGCTGAATCCAGAGGTGAAGGATTTCTACCAGTTTACGCCGGATGATGTGAAATTGATCGACTATGAGACCCACGAGCAGATCCGGGATATCCCGGTAGCCATATAAGGAGGAGGAAAATGAATCTGATCGTAAATGTAGATAAAAACTGGGCCATCGGCCATGGAAACAAGCTGTTGGTACGGATTCCCCAGGATATGAAATACTTTCGTGCCATGACCAAAGGACACGTAGTGGTTATGGGGCGAAAGACGCTGGAGAGCTTCCCGGAGAGCAAGCCATTGCCGGACCGGGTAAATATTGTACTG is part of the Lachnospiraceae bacterium KGMB03038 genome and encodes:
- the thyA gene encoding thymidylate synthase; its protein translation is MSYADQVFIAMCRDIIDNGTDTKGEKVRPIWEDGTPAYTVKKFGVVNRYDLSKEFPALTLRRTAIKSCTDELLWIWQRKSNNIHDLKPHIWDSWADEDGSIGKAYGYQMGVKHQYKEGMFDQADRVIYDLKNNPYSRRILTNLYVHQDLHEMNLYPCAYSMTFNVTKRPGSEKLTLNGILNQRSNDVLAANNWNVCQYAVLLHMLAQVCDMEVGEFVHVIADAHIYDRHIPMIEELISREPLPAPKFWLNPEVKDFYQFTPDDVKLIDYETHEQIRDIPVAI